A portion of the Salmo trutta chromosome 1, fSalTru1.1, whole genome shotgun sequence genome contains these proteins:
- the LOC115202944 gene encoding GTPase IMAP family member 4 isoform X2, whose protein sequence is MIISGFNMDSEEAMVEMEKTGSSSDSQPDQAVPLSVVSGLRIILIGEREAGKSAVGNAILGRGMFDAVGVRTREAVKRQGEVAERQVTVVDTPGWEWFPSRGSSLGVRREIVRGVSLCQPGPHAVLLVVPLSFSFTRRERQAAEEHVDMLGERAWGHTVVLFTVKGGRLKDATLEEEVEESEELQGLVDRCGGRYHALYGRPRKGHDAVAELLEKLDNMVAKNRGELLSSKEVLEEAREKEEEEERRQQEEDREREEDLRRVKEALRELEMEEEIEEVQGEGEEATEESTRQQRGRRRYTDEKSDSVESSSADPTSAPPHLTWSDLRAIRDQRCKTQ, encoded by the exons ATGATAATCAGTGGTTTCAACATGGATTCAGAGGAGGCCATGGTGGAAATGGAAAAAACTGGAAGCTCCTCAGATTCTCAACCAG ACCAAGCAGTCCCTCTTTCTGTGGTCTCAGGGTTGCGAATAATCCTGatcggagagagagaggcggggaaGAGTGCTGTGGGCAATGCCATCCTGGGCAGAGGGATGTTTGACGCGGTGGGGGTGAGAACAAGAGAGGCGGTAAAGCGTCAGGGAGAGGTGGCCGAGAGGCAGGTGACAGTGGTGGACACGCCTGGTTGGGAGTGGTTCCCCTCCAGGGGCTCTTCTCTGGGGGTCCGGAGGGAGATCGTCCGGGGCGTGTCGCTGTGCCAGCCTGGCCCCCACGCCGTGCTCCTGGTGgtgcccctctccttctcctttacCAGACGGGAGCGGCAGGCGGCCGAGGAGCATGTGGATATGTTGGGGGAGCGGGCTTGGGGGCATACTGTGGTGCTTTTCACAGTGAAGGGTGGGCGGCTGAAGGATGCCACcttagaggaggaggtggaggagagtgaGGAACTCCAGGGCCTGGTGGATCGATGTGGGGGCCGCTATCATGCCCTCTATGGGAGGCCCAGGAAGGGCCACGATGCTGTGGCAGAGCTACTTGAGAAGCTGGACAACATGGTGGCCAAGAACAGAGGGGAGTTGCTCTCCAGCAAGGAGGTACTGGAGGAGgccagggagaaagaggaggaggaggagaggaggcagcaggaggaggacagggagagagaggaggatctgaGGAGGGTCAAGGAGGCTTTGAGAGAgctggagatggaggaggagatagaggaggtgcaaggggagggagaggaggccaCAGAGGAGTCCACGAGAcagcagagggggaggaggagatacACAGATGAGAAATCAGACA gtgtggaaagcagctCAGCAGATCCTACATCAGCCCCACCACACCTCACCTGGTCTGACCTCAGGGCCATTAGAGATCAGAGATGTAAGACACAATAA
- the LOC115202944 gene encoding GTPase IMAP family member 4 isoform X1: MIISGFNMDSEEAMVEMEKTGSSSDSQPDQAVPLSVVSGLRIILIGEREAGKSAVGNAILGRGMFDAVGVRTREAVKRQGEVAERQVTVVDTPGWEWFPSRGSSLGVRREIVRGVSLCQPGPHAVLLVVPLSFSFTRRERQAAEEHVDMLGERAWGHTVVLFTVKGGRLKDATLEEEVEESEELQGLVDRCGGRYHALYGRPRKGHDAVAELLEKLDNMVAKNRGELLSSKEVLEEAREKEEEEERRQQEEDREREEDLRRVKEALRELEMEEEIEEVQGEGEEATEESTRQQRGRRRYTDEKSDTGVESSSADPTSAPPHLTWSDLRAIRDQRCKTQ, translated from the exons ATGATAATCAGTGGTTTCAACATGGATTCAGAGGAGGCCATGGTGGAAATGGAAAAAACTGGAAGCTCCTCAGATTCTCAACCAG ACCAAGCAGTCCCTCTTTCTGTGGTCTCAGGGTTGCGAATAATCCTGatcggagagagagaggcggggaaGAGTGCTGTGGGCAATGCCATCCTGGGCAGAGGGATGTTTGACGCGGTGGGGGTGAGAACAAGAGAGGCGGTAAAGCGTCAGGGAGAGGTGGCCGAGAGGCAGGTGACAGTGGTGGACACGCCTGGTTGGGAGTGGTTCCCCTCCAGGGGCTCTTCTCTGGGGGTCCGGAGGGAGATCGTCCGGGGCGTGTCGCTGTGCCAGCCTGGCCCCCACGCCGTGCTCCTGGTGgtgcccctctccttctcctttacCAGACGGGAGCGGCAGGCGGCCGAGGAGCATGTGGATATGTTGGGGGAGCGGGCTTGGGGGCATACTGTGGTGCTTTTCACAGTGAAGGGTGGGCGGCTGAAGGATGCCACcttagaggaggaggtggaggagagtgaGGAACTCCAGGGCCTGGTGGATCGATGTGGGGGCCGCTATCATGCCCTCTATGGGAGGCCCAGGAAGGGCCACGATGCTGTGGCAGAGCTACTTGAGAAGCTGGACAACATGGTGGCCAAGAACAGAGGGGAGTTGCTCTCCAGCAAGGAGGTACTGGAGGAGgccagggagaaagaggaggaggaggagaggaggcagcaggaggaggacagggagagagaggaggatctgaGGAGGGTCAAGGAGGCTTTGAGAGAgctggagatggaggaggagatagaggaggtgcaaggggagggagaggaggccaCAGAGGAGTCCACGAGAcagcagagggggaggaggagatacACAGATGAGAAATCAGACA caggtgtggaaagcagctCAGCAGATCCTACATCAGCCCCACCACACCTCACCTGGTCTGACCTCAGGGCCATTAGAGATCAGAGATGTAAGACACAATAA